Proteins encoded in a region of the Oceanibaculum nanhaiense genome:
- the nusA gene encoding transcription termination factor NusA, producing METAAILPRTELLQVADIVAREKSIDREEVILAMEMAIQKAGRSKYGHEHDIRAHIDRKTGEIALTRHREAVEEVENEATQMTLAKAREIEPGIEPGQFIVDALPPIDFGRIAAQTAKQVIVQKVREAERKRQYEEYKDRVGEVVNGLVKRVEFGNVTIDLGRAEAVLRRDELLPRESFRQGDRVRAYIYDVREEPRGPQIFMSRSHPQFMAKLFSQEVPEIYDGIIEIKSVARDPGSRAKIGVISKDSSIDPVGACVGMRGSRVQAVVQELQGEKIDIIPWSPDPATFVVNALAPAEVAKVVLDEELHRIEVIVPDDQLSLAIGRRGQNVRLASMLTGWDIDILTESEESERRQDEVKTRSALFMEALDVDDVIAHLLVGEGFSSIEEVALVPVEEIAEIEGFDEDVAAELQARAQTYLEHQNELFEARRKELGVTDELAALESLTPAMLAKLGEAGVKTLDDLGDLAGDELRENLGPLAMGEEEANAIIMAARAHWFEDEDAEAKD from the coding sequence ATGGAAACTGCTGCAATTCTGCCCCGTACCGAACTGCTCCAGGTGGCTGACATCGTCGCCCGGGAGAAGAGCATTGACCGCGAGGAGGTGATTCTCGCGATGGAGATGGCGATCCAGAAGGCGGGTCGTTCGAAATACGGGCACGAGCATGACATCCGCGCCCATATCGACCGGAAGACTGGCGAGATCGCCCTGACCCGCCATCGCGAGGCGGTCGAAGAGGTGGAGAACGAGGCGACGCAGATGACGCTCGCCAAGGCGCGCGAGATCGAGCCGGGGATCGAGCCCGGCCAGTTCATCGTCGACGCGCTGCCGCCGATCGATTTCGGCCGTATCGCCGCGCAGACCGCCAAGCAGGTCATCGTGCAGAAGGTGCGCGAAGCCGAGCGCAAGCGCCAGTACGAGGAATACAAGGATCGCGTGGGCGAGGTTGTGAACGGCCTTGTGAAGCGCGTCGAGTTCGGCAACGTGACCATCGATCTGGGCCGCGCCGAGGCGGTGCTGCGCCGCGACGAGCTGCTGCCGCGCGAAAGCTTCCGCCAGGGCGACCGTGTGCGCGCCTACATCTACGATGTGCGTGAGGAGCCGCGTGGCCCGCAGATTTTCATGTCGCGCAGCCATCCGCAGTTCATGGCCAAGCTGTTCAGCCAGGAAGTGCCGGAAATCTACGACGGCATCATCGAGATCAAGTCGGTCGCCCGCGATCCGGGCAGCCGCGCCAAGATCGGCGTCATCAGCAAGGACAGTTCCATCGACCCGGTCGGCGCCTGCGTCGGCATGCGCGGCAGCCGCGTCCAGGCGGTGGTGCAGGAACTGCAGGGCGAAAAGATCGACATCATTCCCTGGTCGCCGGACCCCGCCACCTTCGTGGTGAACGCGCTGGCCCCGGCCGAGGTCGCCAAGGTGGTGCTGGACGAGGAGCTGCACCGCATCGAGGTGATCGTGCCGGACGACCAGCTCAGCCTCGCCATCGGCCGCCGCGGCCAGAATGTGCGCCTGGCTTCCATGCTGACCGGCTGGGATATCGACATCCTGACGGAGAGCGAGGAATCCGAGCGCCGGCAGGATGAGGTGAAGACCCGTTCCGCGCTGTTCATGGAAGCGCTGGATGTCGATGACGTGATTGCCCATCTGTTGGTTGGCGAAGGCTTTTCCTCGATTGAGGAAGTGGCCTTGGTGCCGGTCGAGGAAATCGCCGAGATCGAAGGCTTCGACGAGGATGTCGCGGCCGAGCTGCAGGCCCGCGCCCAGACCTATCTGGAACATCAGAACGAACTGTTCGAGGCGCGCCGCAAGGAGCTGGGCGTGACCGACGAGCTGGCGGCGCTGGAGAGCCTTACCCCGGCGATGCTGGCCAAGCTCGGCGAGGCCGGTGTGAAGACGCTGGACGATCTGGGCGATCTGGCCGGCGATGAGCTGCGTGAAAATCTCGGGCCGCTCGCCATGGGCGAGGAAGAGGCCAACGCCATCATCATGGCGGCGCGTGCACACTGGTTCGAGGATGAAGACGCGGAGGCGAAAGACTGA
- the rimP gene encoding ribosome maturation factor RimP: protein MELTDRIAEMLAPSLQAMGYDLVRVQLMGGNRAVLQIMADRLDEAPMTVEDCADISRTVSALLDVEDPIQPAYTLEVSSPGIDRPLVRPRDFERYAGFEAKLDAKVPVEGRKRFRGKLLGLDDDGAVVMDTDAGELHIALADVARAKLILTDELIAASQAAHDGSKVA, encoded by the coding sequence ATGGAGCTGACCGACCGGATTGCCGAGATGCTGGCGCCTTCGCTGCAGGCGATGGGATATGATCTCGTGCGTGTCCAGCTCATGGGCGGTAACCGGGCGGTGCTGCAGATCATGGCGGACCGGCTGGACGAGGCGCCGATGACGGTCGAGGATTGCGCGGACATCAGCCGTACGGTTTCCGCCCTGCTTGATGTCGAGGATCCGATCCAGCCTGCCTATACGCTGGAGGTCAGCTCGCCGGGCATCGACCGGCCGCTGGTCCGCCCGCGCGACTTCGAGCGTTATGCCGGCTTCGAGGCGAAGCTGGACGCGAAGGTGCCGGTCGAAGGCCGCAAGCGCTTCCGCGGCAAGCTGCTGGGACTCGATGACGATGGCGCGGTGGTGATGGATACCGATGCCGGGGAACTGCATATCGCCCTCGCCGACGTTGCCAGGGCGAAACTGATTTTGACCGACGAGCTTATCGCTGCCAGCCAGGCGGCGCATGACGGCTCCAAGGTCGCTTGA